The DNA region CCTAATAATATATTGCTATTACTAGCGGGACCTTCTACTTTTTTGGTTCCAGAAGGAGAgcaggagaaaaagaagagaaaaattggTATATTTTCCTACAGTTAAggagattttattttaaaagtaaacctGAAGAAAAACAACGAGAACGATGTATCTACTACTCTACTTAAATGGCACAAAAATCGACTCATAAAAGCGGTTTTATACGCAAAAGCAATGTTAATCTTAAGAAAAACAACGAGTGGTAGTATTGTTTTTTGTATGGATTATTTGtctgattgttttttttttttaaaaagaaagaaaaaaaaaatttcgtcgGTAGTTTCAACTACTATACTGTCTTTTGCGTTCACAGTTTGGCTCTTCGTTTACAGACAGATTACAGGAAAATGGTAGTATTATTTATGTTGCACCATTTCAATAGACATGGagtttaaaattccaatttgaCTTATATACTCCTAAGTGACAATTGAAAatgtatttaaaatattttttgagaatctagtttaaatttatttttatagagAAAATTATGACATCCgagtttaattttgatttttgattaattaaatgagtTCACATTCCTAAAATTTACAGTCtgtgtacatattcatactaTGTTGGATTAGTTgcaacatgaaaaatgagaaagatCACCTATTATAATAATTTGAAATGCACTCATAGTGTATAGAAAAGCATGACTGCAATATATAAGATAAAAATTTAACCGTCAGTATTTGCACCAAATCAAAAACTATAATTTGAGTAGTTACAAATTGTAGCGGTAAAACATATTACTTAATTAATTGTGTAAATGAAAAACACATACTTTGCATTTATTATTTTGatgtaaataaaaaatgtgGCTAAATTTTTAACACATATATAATACTGGAATTTCTTTATGTTGACTTCCATCTGATCATCCGACAGAGGTGTAGATCACTAGAATCTATGGACATAGGTGCAAGCTAGGaatcattttttgtttgttttcattattttaatattaccatGTGAATTTCGCCATTTATCATCATGTTGACAGATACAACTACTTGACTTTCATATGTTTTTACAACTACAATTATAGCTTTTGGTAGCCAAGTAATTAAGATGTCATTAGTGATGTACCATCAACTACCAATACTTGATTCTTTTTGGACAATTTTCCTGCTCTCGACATTTCATTTTAATTGTGTAATcgtttttcttcttcatcatctatttttttttcttggcatCCAAGTAAGATGTCATTAGTGATGTATCAAGTAAGATGGCCAATTTGCCTTTCGACAATTCTTCTtaattgtgtatttttttttaatggttttTACTTGGGACAAAGCATGTTATTAAACTACTAGCGAGGTAGAAACTTCCTAAATCACTATTAAATGACTATGAAGGGGCCAACGCACACGATCAACCAAATAACAATTTAATTGACTATGACTTGAGTAATTAACAAGTAGTAATATTAGACATATTAGCAAGTAGGTATAGACGACCACTATTTTGAcagattataagatgatttttttttttaaaaaaagttatcTAGAGACTAGACAAAGACTTTGAATAGTAAAATCGTAGAAAGAGGTCCAAATTTAGCATATGGGAACGCATAAAAAGGGCACGTAGCAGACAAAGGTTGGCTGTAAGGTCCAAATCATTTTTGAACAACACTAgtcaaaaaaattcatttattcgTTTCACTGCcctcttctcctctcttcttcttccaatCTCTTAACTACcatatttctcttttcttattatcatcatcataacatatcaactaCCAAAACGTAATCACATAGAGTAAGACGAAGGAGAAGTAGAACGAGACTTCTCCAATCGTCGTTCTAGTAAACTTTGTTCGCATCCAGTACAGCTTGCCAGTATCgtttcaaaaaaacaaaatgaatttcCCACTCCCAAAATGGATATTGATTTTCTTGGTGAATTATGCTTTAATTTGTGAAGCCGATCCTCGAATTTCAGAAGCTGGACTTGTATGTGGCACGAACAGGACAACACCAGCAATCATAATTCCACAGTTCGTTAAACTAATGGAAGTTGTTTCACAACGTGTGACAGATCATGATTGGGGTAACCATCATGTAACTTCACcaaatatttcaatttatgCATTAGCAAATTGTTATCAAGATCTTCCACATCAAGATTGTCTTTTATGTTACGCTGCAAGTCGAACACGACTCCCACGTTGTCTTCCTGGTAAATCAGGTCGAATATATCTTGACGGATGTTTTCTTCGTTACGATTACTATAATTTTTTCAATGAGACAACTGATGCTGCTGAAGATAAAGTTAACTGTAGTAGCTCAATTGGATTGGCTAGTGGACAAGAATTGACCACGTTAAAGGCTACTGCTGGTAATTTGATTGAAAGATTGACGGTAACAGCGGTGAATAACAGTGGTTATGCTGTGGCGCATTTGAATGGAGTTTATGGATTGGCACAATGTTGGAAAACTGTGAATAAAACAGGTTGTAGAGAATGTTTGGATAAAGCAAGTAGAGATATTAAGAGTTGTTTTCCGAATAAAGATGCTAGAGCTTTAATGGCTGGCTGTTATTTGAGATATTCTACACAGAATTTTATCAATGATCCAAATGAGGGAAGTAGTAGCGGTAAGTAATTTCTTATtcatttttcaataattttttttcgtttaatcaatagattttttgaaaattaatggAAATGTTGAAACCGAATTATATCTGTTTTTCTTCTTCGTTTAATCAATTGGGTTTTACTGCTAAAACAATTTTAAtgcaaaaaattacaatttcttGCCACTTGAAGATATtattatgtgattcatatacTCGCTTCCATTTTAAGTGTCCTTTTTAGACttagaaaatgttttaaactatttttccctttagaaaatttagggtaatttagtaaattaCACTACTTTGTacttaatattttattagttgacgtactaattaaaatatattaaacGGTGGCCTGTCAAGGCGAATTTGGTTCAAGAGCACGTTTCCACTTacctttcatttctttttaaaatttaaaatttattaaattttagtaattttcacacaaaaataTATGTTCCATGTCAAAACTAAATGTGGCTGCATCTACCTCTGGTCAGATTTTCCTATTGCTTTACTATTTTTGGCGGTTGGTGCTTTGCTTTAATTTTGATGGCACCATTAATTACGATTTAACGTTGAAGTGCCATAAATTTCTAAAGTTTCGTGACCCTTAAATTCAAACTTTTCCTATTACAAAATTGACATTTTTGgttgttaaaaaagaaaatggtcCCTATGGCCATTTACAATTTTACCTACGTTACTTTCTGTGCCCCTCTTGAGACTTTTTAGACTTGTCTaccacaacccccccccccccccacccacccaccaCGGCCcaacctcccccccccccccaccccaccacaccaaaaaaaaaaaaaaaaaaaaaaaaacccaaagcCAATCATCTTTCTGCATTTTGTAATGAAATGCTCTTATTTTCAGGGCTAAGCAAAGGGGTGATAGTAGCTATCATTCTTGGAGTGACAGCTTTCACCATGCTGGTTCTCTCTGTTGCTTACACAGCTCGTAAAAGATCACTAAGGCGAAGACGAGGTATAatcaaaagaacaaaataaaatagtttTATAACTTTACTGTTACCATTGATAACACTCAACGAACTGTATATTAATACGTACACTTGCATTGTTGCAGAACGCATGAATCTTGGCAAGATATCGAGTTCATACAACAGGTCAAGCTTGAACTATAAGTATGAAAATCTTGAGCAGGCAACAAACTATTTTGATCCCTCaactaaagttggccaaggaggAAATGGTTCTGTATACAAAGGGACTCTGCCTAATGGGAAGGTTATTGCAGTCAAGAGACTGTTTTTCAATACAAGGCAATGGGTTGATGAGTTCTTCAATGAGATTAATCTCATCAATggaattgaacacaaaaatctTGTCAAGTTGTTGGGTTGTAGCATTGAAGGCCCAGAGAGCCTGCTCGTGTACGAGTTTGTGACCAATAAAAGTCTAGACCAATATATATTTGGTAATTATCTGTCTTTTCTTATTCCATACAAtaaagggtcgtttggttgctagtTAGAGTTATGCAAGTATTAGTGCTGCAGagtttagttattcatgtaagTATTAGTTAATCCATCTTCtatcctgcataaaataatacatagattcctTAGTTATGCGGGATTATAAACTGGTAACGGAACACCATACTTGGTCTGCATAGCTACTAAAATGCTACCAAACAAGGTACTAGTTATGCTGGTTTTAATGAATAATTCACTTactaaccaacaaccaaacgacccctgaGGGTAGTTAGAGATATAAAGGGCGAGTTTAGGAATTTAATTGTCAGGACGTCTTTTGGCGTAAGCCCCAAGGGAAAAAACCATGAGGCCTCAAAGGTTGGGGCAGAGCGGAAAATGCCTTGACAGTTGAACCTAAACTATGACACTGCATTGTTCTTACTTGTACATTTCTAAGTCGTTATGTAGTGACAGTCGCAGACTTctgattgagttgttgaattTCTGTTGTAGATAAAAACAAGGTAAAGATTCTAAGTTGGGAAGAACGTTTCCGTATTATAGTTGGAACAGCAGAAGGCATTGATTTCCTCCATAGAGGTTCGGAGATCAGAATCATCCACAGGGACATCAAGAGCTCCAATGTACTTCTTGATGAAAATCTTGAAGCGAAAATCGCTGATTTTGGGCTTGCTCGGTGTTTAGCACCTGATAAAAGCCATCTTAGCACTGGAATTGCAGGCACATTGTAAGTTAAATACTTCTTTTCACAACTTACCAACAATATTCTCTTAGTACTTGGATggttatttactttttttttttttttactttcttgttGTACAGGGGATATATGGCTCCTGAATACCTCGTAAAAGGACAGCTAACAGAGAAGGCTGATGTCTACAGTTATGGGGTGCTTGTTCTTGAAATTGTTTGTGGCAGAAAAAACAGTGCCTTTGCGGAGGACTCTGGCTCTCTACTACAAACAGTAAGAATGCTCTAGATTTCTctttagcatcatcattatgatCATTGACTTTATCCTCTAGCTATAACAGTAAAGTCACAAAACCATTATTATCATATGTAAGTAACTGAATTTTACCGACTACAACAATGAAGCTACTAAACTTCACTCACTATAATGTCAAAATAAAACTGTTATAGTGGGCGGAGTTCAGTGAGTTTACTATCATAGTGGgtaatattttgttaatttgaTGTGACAGTGAGCAAAGTTGGTCACTCAAGTTAGTGCCTAAGGAATAGTTTTGTGACTTTACTATTATAATGAGTGGAATTCAGTTGCAATACGCGAAAATTAACCTTGTCTagaataaattgaaataagtaTATTGTCTTTTTGGTTTCAGGTGTGGAAACTCTACAGAGCAAATCAGGTCACTGAAGCTTTAGATCCTCTCTTGAAAGGTGAATTTCCAGCAGAAGAGGCATCAAAGGTCCTAAAAGTGGGGCTGTTGTGCACTCAAGCTTCAGTCGCTTTAAGACCATCAATGAGTGAAGTTGTCCAAATGTTAACGTGTGAGGATTATCAAATACCAGAACCATGCCAACCACCTTTCCTGAATTCAAGTTTATTAGCTGGCGGTTCTATCAAATCCACCATAAGAAGTTTAGTCTCAAACCCACACTTTAAACTTGATGAGTCATCATCTTATAATACTAATACTACAGGGTCCTCTAGTATGCAAAGCTCATCAACTGGACCACATAGAAGTGATGAATTCCTTTTAAAAGAGTGAAAATAGGAAATAAGTGCAAGGACAAAAAAGTCGGAAATTTTGCAGTATATTTTTTGTACAGTTATGAAATAGTAGTGCATTTGTATGATTTATTTTGGATTTGTTGCTGTGTAATGATACAAAAAGGTGTAGACAGGAGCAGAGCGACATATATCGTTTTCGAAGAGTTGTGCGAAGTGCTTAAAGCTAATCCGTTTGTCCTAACTTTTTGTCACTATAAATTATGTGGATATGGACGGTTCATTTGGACCCCATTTTGAGCTATTAAATGCCGACTAATTCATTATCCTCAACCACCTGCTTTTGTGGGTCTAATTATAATCGAGCTAAAATCTATTACGTATTGACTTGAAAGTATTTGCTACCCAAGAATATATTTTGTAAGAGATTTAAGGAGACAATTCTTTTTTGTCCTTATTCGTTTTGAAGGGTAGCTCTTATGAGACAATTAATATTTAGCTTATTTGCGTAGTTTTATTCCGGAACTCAATTACATTATGTTTATTTGTGATTTTAAATCAAgagtaaaaatatcaaaattaataTATGAGATGTTTTTAATAATTTGAGAAATCTCAGAGGGTTAACTGACGTATAGTTTACAACTCGATTACCTAATGCGCCATCGCTCTAcctttctccacttaaataccgATTATTGTATGGCAAGATTCTAACTCATGATGTGTGCCTGACCCATAAGCGCCTGACCCATATATCATGCGCTTTACTTTTATCACTAGTCCTAAGCCCTGAGGCAATAGCTGAGAAACTATAAGTTTATCATTAAAATGAAGTAAATGAatattttatggtgaaaatgatttttgaagaagaCTTGAGAAAATCTATTAATAAGTTGACATGTCGTGAGaatgaaatataataatatatgcAATTCGGCTGATAAGCGCTTGCGGTCGAAGGACCATAGCATTAGCAGTTGGGACTTCACTATCTTTGGACCAAACGATCCTCAAATGTCAACTAAAAACCTGCCACATAAAATAGctcacaaacataacaaaacaGAGTGGACACTCAATGTTCTTTGGCTGCCTGGAAATAAAGGTGAGGTGAATTAACATCACGTGGTCTTTTCTCTAttaatttatttccttttttctttaattaaattataaaacTGCAGGTTCCCTCTTTGGTTTCTTCAAGAACCTCTCGTGGAGCATGGTATGGATGTTTGCGTAATTGCATTAGCTGCCTAATGTTACATCGTTCTTTTAATTGTCTTAACATACTGCTAGAAATATTTGGCCTACTACTTCTCCAGCTATAAGACCATCTGAAGACCCCAATCTTATAGATAAGCCCACGTGATCTTTGCCTGAGTTAGTTGTTAATTGTTATGTCAAGCTTGATTAGTTAGCTGCTTAGTCAATAGTTAGTTATCTAAGATATTTTCAGAGGTCGGTTAGTGCCTTTATATATTGTACAGCTCATTATTTGTAAAGCAGTTAATATGaaatgaagaaaacaatttcccCCTTATTCCTTTCTCTAAAATTCCTTCTCTGTTTCATCAATTCGACCTGAGTTTTGGATTTTAACACATACTCATGACAAACGAGTATGATATGAATTACATACTGCAATTATATTCTCCAAGATACACTAcaagtttaaatttaaaaaaagaaaaaagaaaaaaaggctagaAGTACCTTTGCCTGATACACACATTATCCATATAGGATCTTTTGGAAGTTATTAGAGAAAGTTTAGACATCGAGCTAGTTTGGAAGGTTTCAAATTTCGTATTACAGCAATGAATGAATCTTTTAGGGATCTGCAGTACCACAATGAAGTGAAATAAGCATTAGTAGTTAGGCATCAGGAAATACTCGAATCATCCACTGAGGTGTTCATTCTCATGTTAGGCAGACTCCGATACATATGAAGCCAAGTGCTTTACACTTCAGAGAGAGCAACGGGAATGTTTTCTGTATAGTCTATTTCATCCCACATCGGGAAGAGCTAATGCGTAGATAGCCACTAACTGCTATAAAAATTGAGGCCCATTCTTCTTTAAAAGCATACCTTTCTCGGCCTTTTGGCTAAGAtcaagtgtagtatctgttcTTATTAGTTTAATATCTGATATGTGAGCCATTGATTCACATGATATTAACTCAATTTTTTAAGGGGAGAGTCCATTAAGGTAGCTTGCTACTTGGGCTTTCACGTGTTGCCCATGCGTTGCACTGCTGCTTGGGCCTGGCGCACCCCACCAAATCTAGTCCAACATTTATGGGTAATGTCTGATATCTGCTTCTCTACTCAGTTGATGTGATATTTTACTTGGTTGGTTGGCCCTTATTTTAAGATTTCTGACCCAgcttacaaaaatattttcgtgTTTAACATAACATTTGTAGTGAAATTTCACCAGCATTGAGCTAAAGTGCAATTACTGTTATTCTTGATgttatacaaatcacaaactaTATACCCTTACTTAGCTCTCTTTATACTTCATTCAATCATTTTTAACACAGGAAATAAACAAATAGTGATCCAGTAGCGGGGAAGGGGCCTAGAAGTGCCTACTACTACACCACACACACTTGGCTCTACACATTTTACAGAGCTAACCCCTGTCCAGTGCCCGGCAGAGCTAAGGGGCTTTTGCTCTTTTAAGTAATCTTCCTATAAATTTGACAAGATGTTAGTTATTTGCCTAGTTCGTACGGCTCCTAGATAATTCACTTCGATGTGACGAATACTAGAACATATTCTTCAATGGGTTGCTAAGTTAAATTGGATATGTCTAAGTTCTATTAAAGCAAACAATGTTGACAATCATCACAGCTATGACCAACTATTTGCACTGTATGCATCTATTGGCTAGTAGTGTTAAGCTTTTGTTGGCTCGTAGTGTTAAGCCTCatagattatggaaggagagaACTTCATGATTGCAGTTAACAAACCTACAATCTGCTTCGTAATAGCCACATGCCCCAGCCATGGGTCTAATAGTAAGAGCACAActtatgatgtgtttgattagGCTCACGTCACAGGCTTAAACGCTGTTGCATACAAATGCTTGGtattaagtggagaagggtagagtAGCGGACCCATTAACCATCAAGTTTCCAACCGTGCGTCACAGGTTCTCGAGAATTTCTAGGTTATAACAATTGCCAGCCCAAGAAAAGGGAATTTCTCCAGCTCGAAAGCACTAAATATCACTAGGCAGACAATAAAACACAAAACATATTCATGCTAAAGTCTAAACCCACATATGCTAGGCTCagttataaaatttcaaaagcaTTACATTTCCCAGTGAAAACTATCCTCAGAAAATTCAAATGTTATCTGAAACGGAAAGAAACACTAAAATATTCTGTTACATTCCTTAATAAAAAAGAAGTATACTCAAGTAACATTTTAAATCAATATTGTTCATTTAAAATGATAGAATCTAAACGAAAACGTATGCATAGCCTCAGAACAGTTGAAAAGCAGTACAGCTATGATCCACTATTAGATGTCGAGCTTAACTTCTATACacttcatatatataatttcttttacgCTTTGAGATCATCGAAATGATAACTACAAGTCCATAAAAGTGggattttcttttccctttgcTAATAGAAAGTGGGAACAGTAACCTTGAAAATAAGTATAGTCACTTGGTATAACAAGTTAAAATACATGGATATTgtaaaatttcatatatatcATAAATCGCATGAAAATACAGATTCTTCTGAAAGAACATTACTGTGGAGATTAGTTAACTAAGCAAAGGAGACCAAACAAATTTCTCAGCTAATTTTTTACTTCTACCTCCTAGAGTAATATCTCATTATCGTTCTCAATATAGCTGACAGAGCAAGTAATTTGATTCAACATACTAAATCAAACATGCTTACTCAAACAGAAACGTAAAAATGCTTTTAAACCCAAGA from Lycium ferocissimum isolate CSIRO_LF1 chromosome 2, AGI_CSIRO_Lferr_CH_V1, whole genome shotgun sequence includes:
- the LOC132047223 gene encoding cysteine-rich receptor-like protein kinase 42 isoform X1, coding for MNFPLPKWILIFLVNYALICEADPRISEAGLVCGTNRTTPAIIIPQFVKLMEVVSQRVTDHDWGNHHVTSPNISIYALANCYQDLPHQDCLLCYAASRTRLPRCLPGKSGRIYLDGCFLRYDYYNFFNETTDAAEDKVNCSSSIGLASGQELTTLKATAGNLIERLTVTAVNNSGYAVAHLNGVYGLAQCWKTVNKTGCRECLDKASRDIKSCFPNKDARALMAGCYLRYSTQNFINDPNEGSSSGLSKGVIVAIILGVTAFTMLVLSVAYTARKRSLRRRRERMNLGKISSSYNRSSLNYKYENLEQATNYFDPSTKVGQGGNGSVYKGTLPNGKVIAVKRLFFNTRQWVDEFFNEINLINGIEHKNLVKLLGCSIEGPESLLVYEFVTNKSLDQYIFDKNKVKILSWEERFRIIVGTAEGIDFLHRGSEIRIIHRDIKSSNVLLDENLEAKIADFGLARCLAPDKSHLSTGIAGTLGYMAPEYLVKGQLTEKADVYSYGVLVLEIVCGRKNSAFAEDSGSLLQTVWKLYRANQVTEALDPLLKGEFPAEEASKVLKVGLLCTQASVALRPSMSEVVQMLTCEDYQIPEPCQPPFLNSSLLAGGSIKSTIRSLVSNPHFKLDESSSYNTNTTGSSSMQSSSTGPHRSDEFLLKE
- the LOC132047223 gene encoding cysteine-rich receptor-like protein kinase 42 isoform X2: MNFPLPKWILIFLVNYALICEADPRISEAGLVCGTNRTTPAIIIPQFVKLMEVVSQRVTDHDWGNHHVTSPNISIYALANCYQDLPHQDCLLCYAASRTRLPRCLPGKSGRIYLDGCFLRYDYYNFFNETTDAAEDKVNCSSSIGLASGQELTTLKATAGNLIERLTVTAVNNSGYAVAHLNGVYGLAQCWKTVNKTGCRECLDKASRDIKSCFPNKDARALMAGCYLRYSTQNFINDPNEGSSSERMNLGKISSSYNRSSLNYKYENLEQATNYFDPSTKVGQGGNGSVYKGTLPNGKVIAVKRLFFNTRQWVDEFFNEINLINGIEHKNLVKLLGCSIEGPESLLVYEFVTNKSLDQYIFDKNKVKILSWEERFRIIVGTAEGIDFLHRGSEIRIIHRDIKSSNVLLDENLEAKIADFGLARCLAPDKSHLSTGIAGTLGYMAPEYLVKGQLTEKADVYSYGVLVLEIVCGRKNSAFAEDSGSLLQTVWKLYRANQVTEALDPLLKGEFPAEEASKVLKVGLLCTQASVALRPSMSEVVQMLTCEDYQIPEPCQPPFLNSSLLAGGSIKSTIRSLVSNPHFKLDESSSYNTNTTGSSSMQSSSTGPHRSDEFLLKE